One stretch of Streptomyces hygroscopicus DNA includes these proteins:
- a CDS encoding penicillin-binding protein → MRLRRWAAARVRLDYPRAGRRGVGRWLPTWRQITLFFLFCLGSLTGLLSYLYLQTDIPKNLNDFATQQDNVYYWGDGTEMARTGPVNRQEVPLGKVPQDVQWAVLAAENASFYSDSGVSPSGLMRAVTRMVTGGETQGGSTITQQYVKNAYLNQRQTFSRKLTEMFMAIKLDDRMSKREILQRYLNTSWFGRGSYGIQRAAYAYYGKDVSELNASEGALLASLLKGAGTIDPTLSAKNHKRAVDRWKWVLDRMVDIGKLSRSERARYTSFPEPKAPPKPAGLTGQVGYLVETAKAYVSSHTEISAADFDLGGYQIHTTFEKPKVQALAKAVKKTRDTLDPEQRPEDRHVRIGAASVAPGGAIRALYGGPGYLEQGFNDANASNVPAGTSFTPFVYAAALRDGVLLKRNGERTPVTPSTLYNGDNKIAVHTPEGPYWDRSGKIVRAGNDGDASYGQVSLRQAIVRSINTPMIQLGMDVGLDRVRQASIDAGLLPSSFGARVPAFSLGTATPSSIRMASAYGTFAAEGTHYAPYSVSGLTHGGQRLELRKDSAKRAFSTAVAAQVDEALRGAVQSPDGAAHGAAAAGGEVAGKAGTAQDGNSAWFVGYTKKLSTAVSLSRVDPKSQELMPLKGMGGAATDTSGDAYPLDIWKSYMTDRAAE, encoded by the coding sequence ATGCGGCTGCGCCGCTGGGCGGCCGCGCGGGTCCGGCTGGACTACCCCCGGGCGGGGCGGCGTGGTGTGGGGCGATGGCTGCCGACGTGGCGTCAGATCACCCTGTTCTTCCTGTTCTGCCTCGGCTCGCTGACCGGTCTGCTGAGCTATCTGTATCTGCAGACCGACATACCCAAGAACCTGAACGACTTCGCCACCCAGCAGGACAACGTCTACTACTGGGGCGACGGCACCGAGATGGCCCGCACCGGTCCGGTCAACCGGCAGGAAGTGCCGCTGGGCAAGGTGCCGCAGGATGTCCAGTGGGCGGTGCTCGCCGCCGAGAACGCCAGTTTCTACTCCGACAGCGGAGTGTCCCCGAGCGGGCTGATGCGCGCCGTGACGCGGATGGTGACGGGCGGTGAGACCCAGGGCGGATCCACCATCACCCAGCAGTATGTGAAGAATGCCTATCTGAATCAGCGCCAGACATTTTCCCGCAAGCTCACCGAGATGTTCATGGCCATCAAGCTGGACGACCGGATGAGCAAGCGGGAGATCCTTCAGCGCTATCTGAACACCAGCTGGTTCGGGCGCGGCAGTTACGGCATTCAGCGGGCGGCGTACGCGTACTACGGCAAGGACGTCTCGGAACTCAACGCGAGCGAGGGCGCGTTGCTCGCCTCGCTGCTCAAGGGTGCCGGGACAATCGATCCGACGCTCAGCGCCAAGAACCACAAGCGGGCCGTCGACCGCTGGAAGTGGGTGCTGGACCGGATGGTCGACATCGGAAAGCTCTCCCGGTCCGAGCGGGCCCGCTATACGTCGTTCCCCGAGCCCAAGGCGCCGCCCAAGCCGGCCGGGCTCACCGGTCAGGTCGGCTATCTGGTCGAGACGGCCAAGGCGTATGTGAGCTCCCATACCGAGATATCCGCCGCCGATTTCGACCTGGGCGGCTATCAGATTCACACCACCTTCGAGAAGCCGAAGGTCCAGGCGCTCGCCAAGGCGGTGAAGAAGACCCGGGACACGCTCGATCCCGAGCAGCGCCCCGAGGACCGCCATGTGCGGATCGGCGCCGCCTCGGTGGCCCCCGGCGGCGCGATACGCGCGCTGTACGGCGGCCCCGGCTATCTGGAACAGGGATTCAACGACGCGAACGCCTCCAACGTCCCGGCCGGCACCTCCTTCACCCCCTTCGTCTACGCCGCCGCGCTGCGCGACGGCGTTCTGCTGAAGCGCAACGGGGAGCGGACGCCCGTGACGCCCTCGACGCTCTACAACGGCGACAACAAGATCGCGGTGCATACGCCCGAGGGGCCGTACTGGGACCGCAGCGGCAAGATAGTGCGGGCCGGCAACGACGGTGACGCCTCCTATGGGCAGGTCTCCCTGCGCCAGGCGATCGTGCGGTCCATCAACACCCCGATGATCCAGCTTGGCATGGACGTCGGCCTGGACCGGGTCCGGCAGGCGTCCATCGACGCGGGGCTGCTGCCCAGCAGCTTCGGGGCGCGGGTGCCCGCGTTCTCGCTCGGCACCGCGACGCCCAGCTCGATCCGTATGGCCAGCGCCTACGGGACGTTCGCCGCCGAGGGCACCCACTACGCGCCGTACTCGGTGAGCGGGCTCACCCACGGCGGGCAGCGCCTCGAACTGCGCAAGGACAGCGCCAAGCGGGCCTTCAGTACGGCGGTCGCGGCGCAGGTGGACGAGGCGCTGCGGGGCGCCGTCCAGAGCCCGGACGGCGCGGCGCACGGGGCCGCCGCGGCCGGTGGTGAGGTGGCCGGTAAGGCGGGCACGGCGCAGGACGGCAACTCCGCCTGGTTCGTCGGCTACACCAAGAAGCTGTCGACGGCGGTCTCGCTGTCCCGGGTGGACCCCAAGTCGCAGGAGCTGATGCCGCTCAAGGGGATGGGCGGGGCAGCCACCGACACCTCGGGCGACGCCTACCCCCTGGACATCTGGAAGAGCTATATGACGGACCGGGCGGCGGAGTAA
- a CDS encoding membrane protein: protein MKLPLHSGIDTRAIENEKRTGRRRDVLAAAAAAVLFAVAAVVGTLIQRAHHSLYVDWAPLYADWLPHVGPGTPAALAVAAAVVVHGPRLAVRLPWRGLLGTVWAASMAWIWSLALVDGWQRGVAERLTARHEYLRGVDRFHDIGAALRGFTGHILLTQPDHWPAHIAGHPPGAVLTFVGLDRLGLGGGGWAGAFCITVGGSAAVAILVTLRALGQERAARAAAPFLVLAPGAVWVGASADGYFAAVAAWGLALLALAATRTVRAPGAVAFGSGLLLGLTAYLSYGLTLLALPAAAVLLLARTARPLPFALIGAAVVAGAFTLTGFQWWEGYSLLVERYYQGVASDRPYAYWVWANLAVATVVAGPACVAGARRMLSAVPDTVRRLRPGGPGAPDGLVVLTFAVLFALVVADLSGMSKAETERIWLPFLVWLLPTAALLPAVDRRRWLVAQACLGLLVNHLLLTGW, encoded by the coding sequence GTGAAACTCCCTCTCCACAGCGGCATCGACACCCGGGCCATCGAGAACGAGAAGCGGACCGGCCGCCGCCGGGACGTGCTCGCCGCCGCTGCCGCCGCCGTGCTCTTCGCCGTCGCCGCCGTCGTCGGCACCCTGATCCAGCGGGCCCATCACTCGCTGTACGTCGACTGGGCACCGCTGTACGCCGACTGGCTGCCCCATGTGGGCCCCGGCACGCCCGCCGCCCTGGCCGTCGCCGCAGCGGTCGTCGTCCACGGCCCCCGGCTCGCGGTGCGGCTGCCGTGGCGCGGGCTGCTGGGGACCGTCTGGGCGGCGTCCATGGCCTGGATCTGGTCACTGGCGCTGGTCGACGGATGGCAGCGGGGGGTGGCGGAGCGGCTGACCGCGCGCCACGAATATCTGCGCGGTGTCGACCGGTTCCACGACATCGGCGCGGCCCTGCGCGGCTTCACCGGCCACATCCTGCTCACCCAGCCCGACCACTGGCCCGCCCATATCGCGGGCCATCCGCCGGGCGCCGTGCTCACCTTCGTGGGCCTGGACCGGCTGGGCCTGGGCGGCGGCGGGTGGGCGGGGGCCTTCTGCATCACGGTGGGCGGCTCGGCGGCGGTCGCGATCCTGGTCACGCTGCGCGCCCTGGGGCAGGAGCGAGCCGCGCGCGCTGCCGCCCCGTTCCTGGTCCTGGCGCCCGGGGCGGTCTGGGTGGGCGCCTCGGCCGACGGCTATTTCGCGGCCGTCGCGGCCTGGGGGCTCGCGCTGCTGGCGCTCGCGGCGACGCGTACGGTCCGGGCGCCCGGGGCCGTCGCGTTCGGCTCCGGGCTGCTGCTGGGGCTGACGGCCTATCTCTCCTACGGGCTGACGCTGCTGGCGCTGCCCGCCGCCGCCGTGCTCCTGCTCGCCCGCACCGCCCGGCCGCTGCCCTTCGCGCTGATCGGGGCGGCGGTGGTGGCCGGTGCGTTCACGTTGACCGGCTTCCAGTGGTGGGAGGGGTACTCGCTGCTGGTCGAGCGCTACTACCAGGGCGTGGCCTCGGACCGCCCGTACGCGTACTGGGTCTGGGCCAACCTCGCGGTCGCGACCGTGGTCGCCGGTCCGGCTTGTGTCGCGGGCGCGCGGCGCATGCTGTCGGCGGTGCCCGACACCGTAAGGCGGTTGCGCCCGGGCGGTCCGGGCGCCCCGGACGGGCTCGTGGTGCTGACCTTCGCCGTGCTGTTCGCGCTCGTCGTGGCCGATCTGTCCGGGATGAGCAAGGCCGAGACGGAGCGGATCTGGCTTCCCTTCCTGGTCTGGCTGCTGCCCACCGCCGCGCTCCTGCCCGCTGTTGATCGTCGCCGCTGGCTTGTGGCCCAGGCGTGTCTCGGACTGCTCGTCAATCACCTGCTTTTGACCGGTTGGTGA
- a CDS encoding membrane protein gives MSHPPRTHRDRRALWRSPLRGPWLTSVLGLILLFGLPVLFVTGLLSYAAYNPDLSPVNDQTPDKGLLGFYLFTWPTNPSWLYRVNQGVHVTLGIVLVPVLLAKLWSVIPKLFTWPPVRSVGHGLERLSLLALVGGGLFEFATGVLNVQLDYIFPGSFYPLHFYGAWIFMAALVVHVALRFPAMVRALRSRDLRAELRTRAPDTKPEPPDETGLVSPQPAAPTMSRRGALAMVGTGSFALLVVTAGQSIGGPLRETAVLAPHGRNPGSGPNGFQINKTAMAVGLRARDIGPDWRLVVRGATGRETVLTREQLLRLPRHGAALPIACVEGWSTSDQRWDGVRLADLAALVGHADRPPRVLVESVQRHGSFRRVVLSDVQVRDSRSLLALRVNGADLSPDHGYPARVIMPGAPGVHNTKWVGRLTFGNFEETA, from the coding sequence ATGAGCCACCCTCCCCGTACTCACCGTGACCGTCGCGCCCTGTGGCGAAGCCCGCTGCGCGGCCCCTGGCTGACGTCTGTCCTCGGCCTGATCCTGCTCTTCGGCCTGCCCGTGCTGTTCGTGACCGGACTGCTGTCGTACGCCGCCTACAACCCCGATCTGTCCCCGGTCAACGATCAGACCCCGGACAAGGGGCTGCTCGGCTTCTATCTCTTCACCTGGCCGACCAACCCCTCCTGGCTCTACCGCGTCAACCAGGGCGTGCACGTCACCCTCGGGATCGTGCTCGTCCCCGTGCTGCTGGCCAAGCTGTGGTCGGTCATCCCCAAGCTGTTCACCTGGCCGCCGGTGCGGTCGGTGGGGCACGGGCTGGAGCGGCTCTCGCTGCTGGCGCTGGTCGGCGGCGGGCTGTTCGAGTTCGCGACCGGGGTGCTCAACGTCCAGCTCGACTACATCTTCCCGGGGTCCTTCTACCCGCTGCACTTCTACGGGGCGTGGATCTTCATGGCCGCCCTCGTGGTCCATGTGGCGCTGCGGTTCCCGGCCATGGTGCGGGCGCTGCGCAGTCGCGATCTGCGGGCCGAGCTGCGCACCCGCGCCCCGGACACCAAGCCGGAGCCGCCGGACGAGACCGGCCTGGTCAGCCCGCAACCGGCCGCGCCCACCATGTCACGGCGGGGCGCGCTCGCCATGGTCGGCACCGGCTCGTTCGCGCTGCTGGTGGTGACGGCCGGTCAGAGCATCGGCGGCCCGCTGCGCGAGACCGCCGTGCTCGCGCCGCACGGCCGCAACCCGGGGTCGGGGCCCAACGGCTTCCAGATCAACAAGACCGCCATGGCCGTCGGCCTCCGCGCCCGCGACATCGGGCCCGACTGGCGGCTGGTGGTACGGGGCGCGACGGGCCGCGAGACCGTCCTCACCCGGGAGCAACTGCTGCGGCTGCCGCGACACGGCGCGGCGCTGCCCATCGCCTGTGTGGAGGGGTGGTCCACGTCCGACCAGCGGTGGGACGGGGTGCGGCTGGCCGACCTCGCCGCGCTGGTGGGCCATGCCGACCGGCCGCCGAGGGTCCTGGTGGAGTCGGTGCAGCGGCACGGCTCCTTCCGCCGCGTCGTGCTGAGCGACGTCCAGGTCCGCGACTCCCGCTCGCTGCTGGCCCTGAGGGTCAACGGCGCGGATCTGTCGCCCGACCACGGCTATCCGGCGCGGGTGATCATGCCCGGGGCCCCGGGTGTGCACAACACCAAGTGGGTCGGCCGGCTGACCTTCGGGAACTTCGAGGAGACCGCGTGA
- a CDS encoding type 12 methyltransferase, producing the protein MSAAETVRDGSVRDGLVPDGSVRERTPARRAAAAWHADPYVRALYAGRGPLFLRRADGWMLPLDVERWCADADAADRTVLRRCQGPVLDIGCGPGRLVAALALRGRPCLGIDVSQAAVARTVRAGGPALCRSVFEPLPGEGRWGTALLIDGNIGIGGDPQALLARVAQLIAPDGLLLVEAATADVDERVRVRVDDGRGGVGTAFPWARVGVPALLHHARAVGWNPVEQWTARDRSFVSLRRTPPLPRSATER; encoded by the coding sequence ATGAGCGCGGCGGAGACGGTGCGAGACGGATCCGTACGCGACGGATTGGTGCCAGACGGATCGGTACGCGAGCGGACTCCCGCTCGCCGTGCGGCGGCCGCCTGGCACGCCGACCCCTATGTCCGGGCGCTGTACGCGGGCCGAGGTCCGCTGTTCCTGCGCCGGGCCGACGGCTGGATGCTGCCCTTGGACGTCGAACGCTGGTGTGCGGACGCCGACGCGGCCGACCGGACCGTGCTCCGGCGCTGCCAGGGCCCGGTCCTCGACATCGGCTGCGGACCCGGTCGGCTGGTGGCCGCGCTGGCCCTGCGCGGGCGCCCCTGCCTGGGCATCGACGTCAGCCAGGCGGCGGTCGCCCGAACGGTCCGTGCGGGCGGGCCCGCGCTGTGCCGATCGGTCTTCGAACCGCTGCCCGGCGAGGGACGCTGGGGCACGGCGCTGCTGATCGACGGCAACATCGGCATCGGTGGCGATCCGCAGGCACTCCTCGCGCGCGTCGCTCAACTCATAGCCCCCGACGGGCTGCTGCTCGTGGAGGCCGCGACGGCCGATGTGGACGAGCGGGTGCGGGTGCGCGTGGACGACGGCCGGGGCGGCGTGGGAACGGCCTTCCCCTGGGCCCGGGTCGGCGTCCCGGCGCTGCTGCACCACGCGCGCGCGGTGGGCTGGAACCCGGTCGAGCAGTGGACCGCGCGGGACCGGAGCTTTGTGTCGCTGCGCCGCACACCGCCCCTGCCCCGGTCCGCCACGGAGCGCTGA
- a CDS encoding glycosyltransferase: protein MSAAPREGANAGEAPSAPARPGSGPDAADGPVPGADIRADTGSRSAHEDGTTLLIIAKEPVPGRVKTRLTPPYTPAEAASLAEACLADTLHAALAMPARRRVLVLDGHPGPWLPPGFDVVPQCDGGLDERLAAAFAACRGAALLIGMDTPQVAPALLAPALGPNGWHDCDAWFGPAADGGFWALGLAQPDPGLLRGVPMSTATTGAAQRRRLTDAGLRVRDLPMLRDVDTAEDAARVAADVPGGQFARTLARLSRTTAR from the coding sequence GTGAGCGCCGCCCCACGCGAGGGTGCGAACGCGGGAGAGGCCCCCTCGGCTCCCGCCCGCCCCGGCTCCGGACCCGATGCCGCCGACGGGCCGGTCCCCGGTGCGGACATCCGTGCGGACACCGGCTCCCGGTCCGCCCACGAGGACGGGACGACGCTGCTCATCATCGCCAAGGAACCGGTGCCCGGGCGGGTGAAGACCAGGCTCACTCCCCCGTACACCCCCGCCGAGGCCGCCTCGCTCGCCGAGGCGTGCCTCGCCGACACGCTGCACGCCGCGCTCGCCATGCCCGCCCGCCGCAGGGTGCTGGTGCTCGACGGGCACCCCGGGCCGTGGCTGCCGCCGGGATTCGACGTGGTGCCGCAGTGCGACGGCGGTCTGGACGAACGGCTGGCCGCGGCCTTCGCCGCCTGCCGGGGCGCCGCCCTGCTGATCGGCATGGACACCCCGCAGGTCGCCCCCGCTCTGCTCGCCCCCGCGCTGGGCCCGAACGGCTGGCACGACTGCGACGCCTGGTTCGGCCCGGCCGCCGACGGTGGCTTCTGGGCCCTGGGCCTCGCGCAACCGGACCCCGGGCTGCTGCGGGGCGTGCCGATGTCCACCGCCACCACCGGTGCCGCACAGCGGCGCCGGCTGACGGACGCGGGGCTGCGGGTGCGCGACCTGCCGATGCTGCGCGACGTGGATACGGCGGAGGACGCCGCACGCGTGGCGGCCGATGTCCCGGGCGGCCAGTTCGCCCGGACCCTCGCCCGGCTGTCCCGGACCACCGCCCGATGA
- a CDS encoding glycosyl hydrolase: MVRVTNSTTPCADVVLPCLDEAAALPWVLARIPAGWRAIVVDNGSTDGSATIARAHGATVVHEPRRGFGAACHAGLLAAEADIVCFCDCDASLDPGLLTAFVRTVAEGGADLVLGRRRPQERGAWPTHARLGNIALTRMLRRRTGLTLGDLGPLRAARREPLLALGLTDRRSGYPLQMVVRAADAGWRVEEREVPYRPRTGKSKVTGTWRGTWHAVRDMRAVLRQPPVAHDLAASTRAAR; encoded by the coding sequence GTGGTGCGGGTGACCAACTCGACCACCCCCTGTGCGGACGTCGTCCTGCCGTGTCTGGACGAAGCCGCCGCCCTGCCCTGGGTGCTGGCCCGCATCCCGGCCGGCTGGCGCGCCATCGTCGTCGACAACGGCTCCACGGACGGCTCGGCCACGATCGCCCGCGCCCACGGCGCCACCGTCGTGCACGAACCGCGCCGTGGCTTCGGCGCCGCCTGCCACGCCGGGCTCCTCGCCGCCGAGGCCGACATCGTCTGCTTCTGCGACTGTGACGCCTCGCTCGACCCCGGCCTGCTGACCGCCTTCGTGCGGACCGTCGCGGAAGGCGGCGCCGACCTCGTGCTGGGCCGACGACGTCCCCAGGAGCGGGGCGCCTGGCCGACGCACGCCCGGCTCGGCAATATCGCGCTGACCCGCATGCTGCGGCGGCGCACCGGCCTCACGCTGGGCGACCTCGGCCCACTGCGGGCCGCGCGGCGCGAACCGCTGCTCGCCCTCGGCCTCACCGACCGCCGCAGCGGCTACCCACTGCAGATGGTCGTGCGGGCCGCGGACGCGGGATGGCGGGTCGAGGAGCGGGAGGTGCCGTACCGGCCGCGCACCGGGAAGTCGAAGGTCACCGGCACCTGGCGGGGCACCTGGCACGCGGTGCGCGATATGCGCGCCGTGCTGCGCCAACCGCCGGTGGCCCACGACCTGGCCGCCTCCACGAGGGCCGCACGGTGA
- a CDS encoding PhoB family transcriptional regulator, with amino-acid sequence MQQTPSPTRVLVVDDDPTVAEVVAGYLGRAGFAVDQAADGPGALARAAARWPDLVVLDLMLPGMDGLAVCRALRDKGPVPVIMLTARGDEEDRILGLEIGADDYVTKPFSPRELVLRVESVLRRGRTGAQVPGSSAPAPDGVAHRAGITLDPLARRATRDGRELALTVREFDLLSFLLRHPGVAFTREELMREVWGWDFGDLSTVTVHVRRLRGKVEDDPAAPRLIQTVWGIGYRFDAPPEAGDEGSPDDGRRDEGRRDEGRRDEGRRDGDGRGAGSDA; translated from the coding sequence ATGCAGCAGACCCCGTCTCCCACCCGCGTGCTCGTCGTGGACGACGATCCGACCGTGGCCGAGGTCGTCGCCGGGTACCTCGGCCGGGCCGGATTCGCCGTGGACCAGGCCGCCGACGGCCCCGGGGCGCTCGCCCGCGCCGCCGCCCGCTGGCCGGACCTGGTCGTCCTCGATCTGATGCTGCCCGGTATGGACGGGCTGGCGGTGTGCCGCGCGCTCAGGGACAAGGGCCCGGTGCCGGTCATCATGCTCACCGCGCGCGGTGACGAGGAGGACCGGATCCTCGGTCTGGAGATCGGCGCGGACGACTACGTCACCAAGCCGTTCAGCCCACGGGAGCTGGTGCTGCGCGTCGAGTCGGTGCTGCGCCGCGGCCGGACCGGTGCACAGGTCCCCGGCTCGTCCGCCCCCGCCCCGGACGGTGTGGCGCACCGCGCCGGGATCACCCTCGACCCCCTGGCCCGGCGCGCCACCCGGGACGGCCGGGAACTCGCCCTGACGGTGCGCGAGTTCGACCTGCTGTCCTTTCTGCTGCGCCACCCGGGGGTGGCCTTCACCCGCGAGGAGCTGATGCGCGAGGTGTGGGGCTGGGACTTCGGGGATCTGTCCACCGTCACCGTCCATGTGCGGCGGCTGCGCGGAAAGGTCGAGGACGATCCCGCCGCGCCCCGGCTCATCCAGACCGTCTGGGGCATCGGCTACCGCTTCGACGCCCCGCCCGAGGCCGGCGATGAGGGGTCACCGGACGACGGCCGACGGGACGAGGGGCGACGGGACGAGGGGCGACGGGACGAGGGGCGACGGGACGGCGACGGGCGGGGGGCGGGTTCCGATGCGTGA
- a CDS encoding histidine kinase has protein sequence MRDVVLMAAFAFLGAAAAGLLGALALRLVRGRSVAVSLAVVAAVAVTAMLTGTLAVAWAMFLSPHDLTVVTTVCAMAAVVSLATALLLGRWVVARSNALALAARSFGDGGSFAVPDGQATAELAALGRELAATSAKLAASRERERALESSRRELVAWISHDLRTPLAGLRAMSEALEDGVAPDPDRYLRRIRTEVERLNTMVGDLFELSRIHAGALSLSPTRISVYDLIGDALAGVDPLARELGVQLIGDRVDPVPVEVDGKEMTRVLGNLLVNAVRRTPADGTVAVTAEREADTVVLSVTDGCGGIPEEDLPRVFDTGWRGSNARTPPAGAGLGLAIVRGIVEAHDGQAAVRNVDGGCRFEVRLPAAIA, from the coding sequence ATGCGTGATGTGGTCCTCATGGCGGCGTTCGCGTTCCTCGGCGCGGCGGCGGCCGGTCTGCTGGGCGCGCTGGCGCTGCGACTGGTGCGCGGCCGTTCGGTCGCGGTGTCCCTCGCCGTCGTCGCCGCCGTCGCGGTCACGGCGATGCTCACCGGGACGCTGGCCGTCGCCTGGGCGATGTTCCTGTCCCCGCACGACCTGACAGTGGTCACCACCGTCTGCGCCATGGCCGCCGTGGTGTCCCTGGCCACCGCGCTGCTGCTGGGCCGCTGGGTGGTGGCGCGCAGCAACGCGCTGGCCCTCGCCGCCCGCTCCTTCGGGGACGGCGGGAGCTTCGCCGTCCCCGACGGCCAGGCCACCGCCGAACTCGCCGCGCTCGGGCGTGAACTGGCCGCCACCAGCGCCAAGCTGGCCGCCTCCCGTGAGCGTGAGCGCGCCCTGGAGTCCTCCCGCCGGGAGCTGGTCGCCTGGATATCCCACGATCTGCGCACCCCGCTGGCGGGGCTGCGCGCGATGTCCGAGGCGCTGGAGGATGGAGTGGCCCCGGACCCGGACCGCTACCTCCGCCGGATCCGCACCGAGGTGGAGCGGCTGAACACGATGGTCGGCGACCTCTTCGAGCTCTCCCGCATCCACGCCGGGGCGCTCTCCCTCAGCCCCACCCGGATATCCGTCTACGACCTGATCGGCGACGCCCTCGCCGGGGTCGATCCGCTCGCCCGAGAGCTGGGCGTCCAGCTGATCGGCGACCGTGTGGACCCCGTCCCGGTGGAGGTCGACGGCAAGGAGATGACCCGTGTGCTCGGAAACCTGCTCGTCAACGCCGTCCGCCGCACCCCGGCGGACGGCACGGTCGCGGTGACCGCGGAGCGGGAGGCGGACACGGTCGTGCTGTCGGTCACCGACGGCTGCGGCGGGATCCCGGAGGAGGACCTTCCGCGCGTCTTCGACACCGGCTGGCGCGGCAGCAACGCCCGCACACCCCCGGCGGGCGCCGGTCTGGGCCTCGCCATCGTCCGCGGCATCGTCGAGGCGCACGACGGCCAGGCGGCGGTCCGCAACGTCGACGGCGGCTGCCGCTTCGAGGTCCGTCTCCCCGCCGCCATCGCCTAG